Proteins encoded together in one Planctopirus ephydatiae window:
- a CDS encoding DUF1559 domain-containing protein, which produces MSRRAFTLIELLVVIAIIAILIALLLPAVQQARESARRTQCKNNMKQLGLAFHNYHDVHKRFPVAAVAGGVGANQDTTTRSWTWSCMLLPFIDQTPLYTAINVGNSNLIPQNTANMSNIEDYSTANGGTVERLLTTKIPGFICPSANGGDLNPNHKNLGVLMYGGSNTIFPVPNPPRATPISDILDGTSNTILAGEKALMSAPFVAIGSTWATGKMCQFRINIVSSHTEINTPFDGTLDTATNCYLENGTPVNLFSRVAVASPHTGGAHVLMCDGTVRFLSENIQSNPALGADTGNFLYQNLFQINDRNTIGEF; this is translated from the coding sequence ATGTCTCGTCGCGCATTCACTCTCATTGAACTCCTCGTCGTGATTGCAATTATCGCGATTCTGATTGCACTGCTGCTCCCTGCTGTACAACAGGCACGGGAATCGGCCAGGAGAACTCAGTGCAAAAACAATATGAAGCAGTTAGGGTTAGCCTTTCACAATTACCATGATGTCCATAAGCGCTTTCCCGTCGCAGCTGTCGCAGGTGGCGTAGGAGCCAATCAGGATACCACGACCAGGTCGTGGACATGGTCATGCATGTTGCTCCCGTTCATCGATCAGACGCCACTTTACACCGCCATCAACGTGGGGAATTCGAATCTCATTCCTCAGAACACGGCAAATATGTCCAACATTGAAGATTACTCAACAGCCAATGGTGGGACCGTCGAACGATTGCTGACGACCAAGATTCCTGGGTTTATCTGCCCTTCTGCCAATGGAGGTGATTTGAATCCGAACCACAAAAATCTGGGCGTACTTATGTACGGTGGCAGCAATACGATTTTCCCGGTTCCCAACCCACCTAGAGCCACCCCCATCTCAGATATTCTCGATGGAACATCGAATACGATCCTCGCTGGTGAAAAAGCATTAATGAGCGCTCCCTTCGTCGCCATTGGCTCGACCTGGGCGACGGGGAAAATGTGTCAATTCCGTATCAACATCGTTTCGTCACATACTGAGATTAACACTCCGTTTGATGGAACATTAGATACCGCTACGAACTGCTATCTGGAGAATGGTACGCCGGTCAATCTTTTTTCCCGAGTTGCGGTAGCGAGTCCGCATACCGGTGGGGCGCATGTCCTGATGTGTGATGGAACAGTCAGGTTTCTCAGTGAGAATATACAATCCAATCCAGCACTCGGGGCTGATACAGGAAATTTTCTTTACCAGAATCTTTTCCAGATTAATGATCGCAATACGATCGGTGAGTTCTAA
- a CDS encoding DUF1559 domain-containing protein — MIFQNRKAFTLIELLVVIAIIAILIALLLPAVQQAREAARRTECKNILKQWGLALHNYHDTYNSLPAAGFSVTAGTPPNPGQHNRFSFHVRVLPFLDQTPLYNQFDMSRFYNDAPNFALKRSTIPVLHCPSALLSDRTADSETVTYGATNNQTHSPVSVHYLGVAGAKGFLPGSTTAYYASLPAVPNLTSDHGGLATNGLLTRNVSSRFSDCTDGLSNTFLMGEASANAASGWNRTFRAWTQGVSTNDNSTAMYASKNITHQIGSNTGWRSNTAGSLYNDSRFGSQHVGGTHFLMGDGTVRFVSENIDFATYQGTASRDGAESMQIQ; from the coding sequence ATGATTTTTCAAAATCGCAAAGCCTTTACGCTCATTGAATTGCTGGTGGTCATCGCGATCATTGCGATTCTGATTGCCCTACTGCTGCCGGCTGTCCAGCAGGCTCGTGAAGCGGCCCGCCGGACGGAATGTAAAAACATTCTTAAGCAATGGGGGCTCGCACTCCATAATTACCACGATACATACAATAGCCTCCCCGCAGCAGGTTTTTCGGTAACTGCAGGGACTCCGCCCAATCCAGGTCAGCATAACCGCTTCAGTTTTCATGTGCGTGTTCTGCCCTTCCTTGATCAGACCCCGCTCTATAACCAGTTCGATATGTCTCGCTTTTATAATGATGCACCCAACTTTGCCTTGAAGCGATCCACAATCCCTGTTCTGCATTGCCCCAGTGCCTTGCTCTCTGACAGGACAGCAGACAGCGAAACAGTCACTTATGGCGCAACTAACAATCAGACCCATTCGCCCGTATCGGTACATTATCTGGGGGTGGCGGGTGCAAAAGGCTTTTTACCTGGTTCAACAACTGCCTATTACGCTTCGTTACCTGCAGTTCCGAATCTGACCTCTGATCATGGCGGTCTGGCCACGAATGGTTTGTTGACCCGAAATGTCTCGTCAAGATTCAGCGACTGTACTGATGGTTTGTCGAACACATTCCTCATGGGTGAGGCTTCGGCCAACGCAGCTTCGGGTTGGAATCGAACTTTTCGAGCCTGGACGCAAGGCGTTTCAACAAACGATAACTCCACTGCCATGTATGCCTCGAAGAATATTACGCATCAGATTGGTTCGAATACCGGTTGGCGAAGTAATACTGCCGGCAGTCTCTATAACGATTCCCGGTTTGGCAGTCAGCATGTCGGAGGGACTCATTTTCTGATGGGTGACGGAACTGTCCGTTTTGTCTCTGAGAATATTGACTTTGCTACCTATCAAGGGACAGCCAGTCGTGATGGTGCTGAATCGATGCAGATTCAATAA
- a CDS encoding transthyretin-like family protein, with protein MPAAMYRTGVLSLGILVLLVECLTSSGCGNGRPKLVKVTGKVTLDGKPLEGAAIVFQPKASGEKAGFQRPSTGVTDAQGQFVVRTYEPGDGLPYGEYLVGVQKREVVGQSKVDPGDEASSSVNITYKWVVPKSYADPLGSTLTSNVTSSGMNPSEFALTTGGKPAQIEIVGPKARFNDP; from the coding sequence GTGCCTGCTGCCATGTATCGAACTGGCGTATTGAGCCTGGGAATCCTGGTACTCCTGGTCGAGTGCCTGACATCTTCCGGTTGTGGAAATGGGCGCCCAAAACTGGTCAAGGTGACGGGAAAAGTCACTTTGGATGGCAAGCCTCTGGAAGGTGCAGCCATTGTTTTTCAGCCCAAAGCCTCCGGTGAAAAGGCTGGTTTTCAGCGCCCTTCGACAGGAGTGACTGACGCGCAAGGCCAGTTCGTGGTCAGGACGTATGAACCCGGTGATGGGTTGCCTTACGGCGAATATCTCGTCGGGGTTCAGAAGCGTGAAGTCGTGGGTCAGTCTAAGGTTGATCCTGGCGATGAAGCCAGTTCGTCTGTGAACATCACCTATAAATGGGTGGTACCTAAGTCATATGCGGATCCACTCGGCTCGACTCTGACTTCCAATGTCACGAGTTCAGGAATGAATCCTTCCGAGTTTGCATTAACGACTGGTGGAAAGCCTGCGCAAATTGAAATTGTGGGGCCCAAAGCCCGATTCAACGATCCATAA
- a CDS encoding DUF1553 domain-containing protein, with protein sequence MSHSFLRIVMMAITLPVLMNGLMGVGWSQQANIAPAQMSKSSQEPAAGSQDDSGESQLSKNLYAAMVAADQPAFYWSFDQGSLKDVSGKDVSGQWVFKQQGNVKSKVAGPKGEKYPLFSSDNEALEFGNKAGYLTLDDSPINPKDPAALAASPLRFQQGDSITLEAWVDVQQLADNQQMYVVGKGRTKRSGYPAENQNYALRLAGKNGQALVSFLFRDADSQPGNSENYHRWNSQSGVAVDSGWHHIAVSYTFGEPKSIKGYIDGTPVEGTWDYGGPTTKAPVVDDDQLWVGSSLGGNPSSTFRGLIDEVAIYRSALSPDRIAQHARIVQEPPYLTPREHLSRDNVFVEVFHHVPDKHNWEFRLGKPFESFQQVDWSLIAIPQLYNSHGVRTDRSNPVVVRLSGLVEFPPETRHLLLRARSGSRLWIDDQLVLDNRHPGRGSDGHGPLYRVESRISDAIRPLQPGDYEQAIAWSPTPGEHRVQVDLWVGGKGRRPELGEMCLAISADGKQFHVLSARQPFPLDDWHWEQWAKTEKKRLESENTVRRRKASETYARYWEKRHQLAKDTLGQQSQGPIGEDLSRTKATVAAINREIQQGLSSAGIEPMAPISDAEFLRKSTLDILGTIPSLKLQERFWSLAESDRRAEWIDWLLEQPGWADHWVAYWQDVLAENPNLVNPTLNNTGPFRYWIHESFSDNKPFDRFATELILMEGSTYFGGPAGFALATQNDSPMAAKAHILAQAFLGMEMKCARCHDAPYHDFQQRDLFSLAAMLKREPESVPKTSTIPGDENALKSLLVKVTLKPGEPVPPEWPFSERLSVSLSPDILEHPADRREQLAVLITSPANRRFADVIVNRLWQRYLGKGIVEPIDDWENPDPTHPQVLSILEQELIVSGYDLKQIARVILNTDVYQRKRDHSVYSDARRARLFAGPAPRKLTAEQLVDSLFVASGKSFRTEELNIDVDGLRPMNQSLGFGFPERAWEFVATNNERDRPSLALPGVQSFINVLETFGWRASRPDPQSLRSQETTVLQPATLANGTLTLRASQLSDDSLITELAISSKSVEEFVEKVFQQLMTRAPSVQEKTMFVEFLSSGFSERVLAGAEPKVVLRPQATGVSWTNHLQSEANSIKVNYAMTIEKGDEPSPRLQADWRERAEDFVWTLINMPEFVLLN encoded by the coding sequence ATGAGCCATTCTTTTCTTCGTATCGTCATGATGGCGATCACCCTCCCTGTGCTGATGAACGGGCTGATGGGTGTGGGCTGGAGTCAGCAAGCGAACATTGCTCCTGCCCAGATGTCGAAGAGTTCTCAGGAACCAGCAGCAGGTAGCCAGGACGATTCTGGAGAATCGCAACTCTCGAAAAACCTGTATGCAGCAATGGTCGCTGCCGATCAACCCGCCTTCTACTGGAGTTTTGATCAAGGCTCTTTGAAAGATGTTTCTGGGAAAGACGTTTCTGGCCAATGGGTCTTCAAACAACAAGGGAACGTCAAGTCGAAAGTTGCAGGGCCAAAGGGTGAAAAGTATCCGCTATTCAGCAGCGACAATGAGGCTCTGGAGTTCGGCAACAAAGCGGGTTACCTGACTCTTGATGATTCCCCTATCAATCCCAAAGATCCAGCGGCCCTCGCGGCCAGTCCTCTGCGATTTCAGCAGGGAGATTCGATTACTCTGGAAGCCTGGGTCGACGTGCAGCAGCTTGCCGACAATCAGCAGATGTATGTGGTCGGCAAAGGACGCACCAAACGCTCCGGTTATCCTGCCGAAAATCAGAACTATGCCTTGCGACTAGCTGGCAAGAATGGCCAGGCGCTCGTCAGTTTTCTCTTTCGTGATGCGGACAGTCAGCCGGGGAACAGTGAGAATTACCACCGCTGGAACTCGCAATCCGGCGTGGCTGTCGATTCGGGATGGCATCACATTGCCGTGAGTTACACCTTTGGCGAGCCGAAGTCGATCAAAGGCTATATCGATGGAACTCCCGTTGAGGGGACTTGGGACTATGGCGGGCCAACCACGAAGGCACCTGTGGTCGATGATGATCAACTCTGGGTGGGCTCCTCGTTAGGGGGGAATCCCTCCAGTACCTTTCGTGGGTTGATTGATGAAGTCGCCATTTATCGATCCGCCTTGTCACCTGACCGCATCGCACAGCATGCCCGCATCGTTCAGGAGCCCCCTTACCTGACCCCTCGTGAGCATCTTTCAAGAGACAACGTCTTTGTCGAGGTCTTTCATCATGTTCCCGATAAGCATAATTGGGAATTTCGCTTAGGTAAGCCGTTCGAATCGTTCCAGCAGGTCGATTGGTCACTGATTGCGATTCCTCAGCTTTACAACTCACATGGGGTGCGGACTGATCGCAGCAATCCTGTAGTAGTGCGATTAAGCGGTTTGGTGGAGTTTCCACCAGAAACGCGGCACTTGCTGCTCAGGGCGCGCAGTGGATCCAGGCTATGGATTGATGACCAACTGGTACTCGATAATCGGCACCCTGGTCGAGGAAGTGATGGTCATGGCCCGCTCTATCGAGTCGAGAGCCGGATCTCAGATGCGATTCGTCCTTTGCAGCCAGGTGACTATGAGCAGGCCATTGCATGGAGTCCCACACCTGGTGAGCATCGTGTGCAAGTTGATCTCTGGGTAGGAGGTAAAGGACGCCGCCCGGAACTGGGAGAGATGTGTCTGGCTATTAGTGCTGATGGCAAACAGTTCCATGTGTTGTCTGCCAGGCAACCGTTTCCACTGGATGACTGGCATTGGGAACAATGGGCCAAAACCGAGAAGAAACGCCTTGAAAGTGAAAACACCGTCAGGCGAAGAAAAGCCTCCGAGACGTACGCCCGCTATTGGGAAAAACGTCATCAATTGGCGAAAGATACGCTCGGGCAGCAGTCTCAAGGGCCCATCGGAGAAGATCTCAGCAGAACCAAAGCCACTGTCGCGGCCATTAACCGCGAAATTCAGCAAGGTCTGTCTTCCGCTGGTATTGAGCCAATGGCACCCATTTCGGATGCCGAGTTTTTGAGAAAATCCACACTCGACATTCTGGGAACGATTCCTTCATTGAAGCTCCAGGAGCGTTTCTGGTCACTGGCGGAGTCCGATCGACGTGCTGAGTGGATTGATTGGCTGCTGGAGCAACCGGGTTGGGCTGATCATTGGGTGGCTTACTGGCAAGACGTGCTGGCGGAAAATCCGAATTTGGTGAATCCTACGTTGAATAATACGGGCCCCTTCCGCTATTGGATTCATGAATCGTTCAGCGACAACAAGCCCTTTGATCGATTTGCGACAGAATTGATCCTTATGGAAGGGAGCACCTATTTTGGAGGGCCAGCCGGTTTCGCTCTGGCGACGCAGAACGACAGTCCGATGGCAGCCAAGGCGCATATTCTGGCGCAGGCCTTTCTGGGCATGGAGATGAAATGCGCCCGTTGTCACGATGCTCCCTATCATGATTTTCAGCAGCGAGACCTCTTCAGTCTGGCAGCGATGCTGAAGCGAGAACCCGAATCAGTTCCCAAAACGAGCACGATTCCGGGTGATGAAAATGCACTGAAGTCACTGCTGGTCAAAGTGACGTTGAAACCGGGTGAGCCTGTCCCACCGGAGTGGCCATTTTCAGAACGTCTTTCGGTGAGTCTCTCTCCGGATATTCTTGAACATCCTGCTGATCGCCGTGAGCAACTGGCTGTGCTGATAACCTCTCCTGCCAATCGGAGATTTGCAGATGTGATCGTCAATCGCCTCTGGCAGCGATATCTGGGCAAAGGGATTGTGGAGCCGATTGATGATTGGGAGAACCCCGACCCGACACATCCTCAGGTGCTGTCGATTCTTGAACAGGAACTGATTGTTTCCGGTTATGATTTGAAGCAGATCGCCCGCGTGATCTTGAATACCGATGTTTACCAGCGAAAGCGTGACCATTCAGTCTATAGTGATGCCCGGCGAGCACGGCTTTTTGCTGGGCCCGCACCACGAAAACTGACTGCCGAGCAACTTGTGGATTCGCTCTTTGTAGCTTCCGGGAAGAGTTTCCGCACAGAAGAGTTGAATATTGATGTCGATGGGCTGAGGCCGATGAATCAGTCCCTGGGATTTGGTTTCCCGGAACGTGCCTGGGAGTTTGTGGCCACAAACAATGAACGTGACCGCCCGAGCCTGGCTTTACCTGGGGTGCAGAGCTTTATCAATGTGCTCGAAACTTTCGGCTGGAGAGCTTCGCGGCCTGATCCTCAAAGTCTGCGCAGTCAGGAAACGACTGTGCTGCAGCCGGCGACCTTAGCCAATGGAACTTTGACTCTCCGGGCGTCTCAACTCTCAGATGATAGCTTGATCACGGAACTGGCGATTTCGTCGAAGTCGGTCGAGGAGTTTGTTGAGAAGGTCTTCCAGCAGTTGATGACTCGTGCTCCATCTGTTCAGGAAAAGACCATGTTCGTGGAGTTCCTGAGCTCTGGCTTCAGCGAACGAGTGCTGGCGGGTGCAGAACCGAAAGTGGTGCTTCGTCCTCAGGCAACGGGTGTATCCTGGACGAATCATCTGCAGTCAGAAGCGAATAGCATTAAGGTCAACTACGCCATGACGATTGAAAAAGGTGATGAACCTTCACCACGGTTACAGGCTGATTGGCGTGAGCGGGCGGAAGATTTTGTGTGGACGCTGATCAATATGCCCGAGTTCGTACTGCTGAACTGA
- a CDS encoding DUF1501 domain-containing protein has product MNPFLNRRDFNQYTTLGGAAALSAGLPFGLSAGIQGVGSASSLLAEEHAKVSFPMGKAEHCVMIWLGGGAGQIDTWDPKVKGDPKANKAGSYYDKIQTAIPGVEVCEHLSRCAPIMDRFTLFRTVHHDVIDEHAAATNRMHTGRPVSETVIYPSVGSVIAHQRGAAGDGVPAYVLIGYPSTTRGPGFLGSKGNYVYLTDTESGPQGFQPASVIRQERQVRRNELLKKVRQLNTTEEKQALLKNYESMIDEAQRLAGPQFMRIFDLKSESADLRNEYGGEFGQRCLLTRRLLQSGVRFVEVSHNLNFLNGTGWDVHNDGIVQQHRLIQELDQALAALVLDLERHKLLDKTLIVVSTEFGRPAKFDGGGGRGHHGKCFSVACAGGGIKTGVAIGETDDLAMNIVSRPVSVPDLHATMYATCGVNPREELYAGERPVPITDGGTPVLELFS; this is encoded by the coding sequence ATGAATCCATTTTTAAATCGTCGTGATTTCAACCAGTACACTACACTTGGTGGGGCAGCAGCTTTATCGGCAGGGTTACCCTTTGGATTGTCAGCAGGAATACAAGGGGTTGGATCTGCATCTTCTCTTCTGGCTGAGGAGCACGCAAAAGTCAGTTTTCCGATGGGGAAAGCCGAGCATTGTGTCATGATCTGGCTCGGAGGTGGAGCTGGTCAGATCGATACCTGGGATCCCAAAGTGAAAGGTGATCCCAAAGCAAATAAAGCGGGTTCGTATTATGACAAGATTCAGACGGCTATCCCTGGGGTGGAAGTTTGTGAACACCTCTCGCGCTGTGCACCGATCATGGATCGATTTACATTATTTCGAACTGTGCATCACGATGTGATTGACGAGCATGCCGCAGCAACGAATCGTATGCATACGGGCCGCCCTGTCAGTGAAACGGTGATTTACCCTTCGGTCGGTTCTGTCATTGCTCATCAGCGTGGTGCAGCAGGTGATGGTGTGCCGGCATATGTTCTCATCGGGTATCCCAGCACGACAAGAGGCCCGGGATTTCTTGGTAGCAAAGGAAACTATGTCTATTTGACGGATACCGAAAGTGGCCCTCAGGGCTTTCAGCCAGCTTCGGTGATTCGCCAGGAGCGGCAAGTACGTCGTAACGAATTGCTGAAGAAAGTTCGCCAGCTCAATACCACTGAAGAAAAACAGGCTTTACTGAAGAATTACGAGTCGATGATTGATGAAGCTCAGCGGCTCGCTGGCCCGCAGTTCATGCGGATCTTTGATTTGAAATCCGAATCTGCCGACCTTCGTAATGAATATGGTGGAGAGTTTGGGCAGCGCTGCCTGCTGACCCGTCGATTACTCCAGTCAGGGGTGCGGTTTGTCGAAGTCTCCCACAACTTGAACTTTCTCAACGGTACTGGCTGGGATGTCCATAATGATGGGATCGTCCAGCAGCATCGACTGATTCAGGAACTCGATCAGGCGCTGGCTGCCCTTGTGCTCGACCTGGAACGACACAAACTTCTCGATAAAACGTTGATTGTGGTTTCAACAGAGTTTGGACGACCCGCCAAATTCGATGGCGGCGGCGGGCGTGGGCATCACGGCAAATGTTTTTCAGTTGCCTGTGCCGGCGGCGGGATCAAGACCGGCGTGGCGATTGGTGAGACTGATGATCTGGCGATGAACATCGTGAGTCGTCCGGTTTCCGTGCCCGATCTGCATGCCACCATGTATGCAACATGTGGCGTGAATCCCCGGGAAGAACTTTATGCAGGTGAGCGTCCTGTTCCCATCACTGACGGTGGTACCCCCGTACTCGAACTCTTCTCGTGA